One segment of Patulibacter sp. SYSU D01012 DNA contains the following:
- a CDS encoding flavodoxin domain-containing protein — protein sequence MLSDARPDAHDPRPFGGRDAVLVAYASKHGSAREIAERLAAGLRERGVPTGQADLEAAPDTDVAPYSRVVVVAAIHAEHHHPAAVAWLQARHAELAGRYLALVSVSLTAATGAAGDEKTARYVDALAAETGTRPDHALRVAGALRYRAYNPATRMLMRGVAGTKGLSKDTSRDHVYTDWTAVASFAAELADQVRHGAVIVG from the coding sequence ATGCTGTCCGACGCACGCCCCGACGCCCACGATCCCCGGCCGTTCGGCGGCCGCGACGCCGTCCTCGTCGCGTACGCCAGCAAGCACGGCAGCGCCCGCGAGATCGCCGAGCGCCTGGCCGCCGGGCTGCGGGAGCGCGGCGTGCCGACCGGCCAGGCCGACCTGGAGGCCGCGCCAGACACCGACGTCGCGCCGTACAGCCGCGTCGTCGTCGTGGCCGCGATCCACGCGGAGCACCACCACCCGGCGGCGGTGGCCTGGCTGCAGGCCCGGCACGCCGAGCTCGCCGGGCGGTACCTGGCCCTCGTCTCGGTGTCGCTCACCGCCGCGACCGGGGCGGCCGGGGACGAGAAGACCGCCCGCTACGTCGACGCGCTCGCCGCCGAGACGGGCACCCGCCCCGACCACGCCCTGCGGGTCGCCGGCGCGCTGCGCTACCGGGCGTACAACCCCGCCACGCGGATGCTGATGCGCGGCGTCGCGGGCACGAAGGGCCTGTCCAAGGACACCTCGCGCGACCACGTGTACACGGACTGGACCGCGGTGGCGTCGTTCGCCGCCGAGCTGGCCGACCAGGTGCGACACGGCGCCGTGATCGTCGGCTGA